One Phaseolus vulgaris cultivar G19833 chromosome 2, P. vulgaris v2.0, whole genome shotgun sequence DNA window includes the following coding sequences:
- the LOC137809976 gene encoding uncharacterized protein produces the protein MKQNRRRECLSNSIPDSSGIGAKSLMGREPPQNLLPSKHDLPRLVLVLALASLVAWTCNFLFTSLLRSPSKPFCDTNFHSPDYFPDACEPCPSNGECNDGKLECLQGYQRHGNLCVEDGDISQSARKIVERVERHLCEGYAQFLCSGTGPMWVPEDVLWNHFQPVENVKVDNALHNYTKQRAVETMGKLLETRLNNSHGMKEFKCPDLLAVHYKPYTCCIRQWVSQHILVVLPICAMLVGCITLFWSIRRKLSMSRRVEELYDKVCEILEDNALTSKSANGECEPWFVASRLRDHLLLPRERKNPLLWRKVEELVQEDSRIDCYPKLVKGESKVVWEWQVEGSLSVSKMKKRRDASKTRINESMDLNQRQHPEVKTEPVEPLF, from the exons ATGAAGCAGAATCGGCGAAGGGAGTGTTTGTCTAATTCGATTCCAGATAGTTCAGGCATTGGTGCGAAATCGTTGATGGGAAGAGAACCCCCTCAGAATTTGTTACCCTCCAAACACGACTTACCGAGATTGGTTCTCGTGCTCGCACTCGCATCGCTAGTTGCTTGGACCTGCAATTTCCTCTTTACCTCTCTCCTTCGTTCCCCTTCCAAACCCTTTTGCGACACCAATTTCCACTCCCCCGATTACTTTCCTG ATGCTTGTGAACCTTGTCCAAGTAATGGAGAATGCAATGATGGAAAGTTAGAATGCCTTCAGGGTTACCAAAGGCATGGGAACTTGTGTGTAGAAGATGGAGATATTAGTCAATCAGCTCGAAAGATT GTGGAGAGAGTGGAACGTCACCTGTGTGAGGGATATGCTCAATTTTTGTGCAGTGGAACCGGACCAATGTGG GTCCCCGAGGATGTTTTGTGGAATCATTTTCAGCCGGTGGAAAATGTCAAAGTGGACAATGCTCTTCATAATTATACAAAACAAAGGGCAGTTGAAACAATGGGGAAATTATTGGAGACGAGATTAAACAACTCTCATGG GATGAAGGAGTTTAAGTGTCCAGATCTACTGGCAGTGCATTACAAGCCGTATACCTGCTGTATTCGTCAGTGGGTCTCCCAGCATATTCTAGTTGTTTTGCCCATTTGTGCCATG CTTGTTGGATGCATAACTTTGTTCTGGAGTATTCGACGGAAACTGTCCATGTCAAGAAGAGTTGAGGAGCTTTACGACAAG GTCTGTGAAATACTTGAAGATAATGCATTGACATCAAAGAGTGCAAATGGTGAATGTGAACCCTGGTTTGTTGCTTCTAGGTTACGTGATCACCTGCTTTTGCCAAGAGAGCGGAAGAACCCTTTATTATGGAGAAAG GTAGAAGAATTGGTTCAAGAAGATTCGCGAATAGATTGCTATCCAAAGTTGGTGAAGGGTGAATCAAAAGTGGTATGGGAATGGCAAG TTGAAGGCTCTTTGAGTGTctcaaagatgaagaaaagaagAGATGCAAGCAAAACAAGGATCAACGAAAGCATGGATCTGAATCAACG